A window of the Nycticebus coucang isolate mNycCou1 chromosome 3, mNycCou1.pri, whole genome shotgun sequence genome harbors these coding sequences:
- the WNT8B gene encoding protein Wnt-8b — protein sequence MKKSLTEHNTFDVGEETSCVDVCVNNIPGRENSKYKATQAGERLVCERDTRRPVGQEQGSKWEADELRGVTGGWKDFYKPQSVNNFLMTGPKSKCLLNSVRILTSVSLQAYLIYSSSVAAGAQSGIEECKYQFAWDRWNCPERALQLSSHGGLRSANRETAFVHAISSAGVMYTLTRNCSLGDFDNCGCDDSRNGQLGGQGWLWGGCSDNVGFGEAISKQFVDALETGQDARAAMNLHNNEAGRKAVKGTMKRTCKCHGVSGSCTTQTCWLQLPEFREVGAHLKEKYHAALKVDLLQGAGNSAAGRGAIADTFRSISTRELVHLEDSPDYCLENKTLGLLGTEGRECLRRGRALGRWERRSCRRLCGDCGLAVEERRAETVSSCNCKFHWCCAVRCEQCRRRVTKYFCSRAERPRGGAAHRPGRKP from the exons ATGAAGAAAAGCCTCACGGAGCATAACACATTTGATGTAGGTGAAGAAACAAGCTGTGTGGATGTCTGTGTAAACAATATTCCAGGAAGAGAGAACAGCAAGTACAAGGCCACGCAGGCTGGAGAGCGCctggtgtgtgagagagacacaaGGAGACCAGTGGGACAGGAGCAGGGCAGCAAGTGGGAAGCAGATGAGCTCAGAGGTGTAACTGGCGGTTGGAAGGATTTTTATAAGCCACA GTCAGTGAACAATTTCCTGATGACTGGTCCAAAG AGCAAATGTCTCCTAAATTCAGTCCGAATTTTGACCTCTGTGTCCCTGCAGGCTTACTTGATCTACTCCAGCAGTGTGGCAGCTGGTGCTCAGAGTGGTATTGAAGAATGTAAATATCAGTTTGCCTGGGACCGCTGGAACTGCCCGGAGAGAGCCCTGCAGCTATCCAGCCATGGCGGGCTTCGCAGTG CTAATCGAGAGACAGCATTTGTACATGCCATCAGCTCTGCTGGAGTCATGTACACTCTAACTAGAAACTGCAGCCTTGGAGATTTTGATAACTGCGGCTGTGATGACTCCCGCAATGGGCAACTGG GGGGCCAAGGCTGGCTGTGGGGAGGCTGCAGTGATAACGTGGGCTTCGGAGAGGCGATTTCCAAGCAGTTCGTTGATGCTCTGGAAACAGGACAGGATGCACGGGCAGCCATGAACCTGCACAACAACGAGGCTGGCCGCAAG GCGGTGAAGGGCACCATGAAGCGCACGTGCAAGTGCCACGGCGTGTCTGGCAGCTGCACCACCCAGACCTGCTGGCTGCAGCTGCCCGAGTTCCGCGAGGTGGGCGCGCACCTGAAGGAGAAGTACCACGCGGCACTCAAGGTGGACCTGCTGCAGGGAGCTGGCAACAGCGCGGCTGGCCGCGGCGCCATCGCCGACACCTTCCGCTCCATCTCCACCCGAGAGCTGGTGCACCTGGAGGACTCCCCAGACTACTGCCTGGAGAACAAAACGCTGGGGCTGCTGGGCACCGAAGGCCGAGAGTGCCTGCGGCGCGGGCGGGCCCTAGGCCGCTGGGAGCGCCGCAGCTGCCGCCGGTTGTGCGGGGACTGCGGGTTGGCGGTGGAGGAGCGCCGCGCGGAGACCGTGTCCAGCTGCAACTGCAAGTTCCACTGGTGTTGCGCTGTCCGCTGCGAGCAGTGCCGCCGGCGAGTCACCAAGTATTTCTGTAGCCGCGCAGAGCGGCCGCGAGGAGGCGCTGCGCACAGACCCGGGAGAAAACCCTAA